In a single window of the Flavobacterium ammoniigenes genome:
- a CDS encoding PKD domain-containing protein, protein MKFSLKSITILFAASLAVSCSKEDILEITKPSVDFSFTGTNLPAPALVSFNSTSPEAITYFWEFGDGTVSSEKNPKHTYTSGGNYNVKLTVNSAKSSNSITKSITVLKALSTVKITKIEVVAIPPTNGILNWDSATDKPDIYVQLFDETGVSSLKSNTIWNFIPSIAIPFTVTFTTPLTTTNLTNTILKVQVWDDDSDSNSTGLNPDDKIGEVPFKIINYTTGTNKYPPFVTESVNGTLVTMHMTWE, encoded by the coding sequence ATGAAATTCAGTTTAAAATCAATTACTATTTTATTTGCAGCTAGTTTAGCAGTAAGTTGTTCAAAAGAAGATATTCTTGAAATAACTAAACCTTCGGTAGATTTTTCGTTTACTGGCACCAATTTGCCTGCGCCCGCTTTAGTAAGTTTTAACAGTACATCTCCTGAGGCCATAACCTATTTTTGGGAATTCGGTGATGGAACTGTATCTTCTGAAAAAAATCCAAAACACACCTATACCAGTGGTGGAAATTACAATGTTAAATTAACAGTTAATAGTGCTAAGAGTAGTAATTCAATTACAAAATCAATTACAGTTTTAAAAGCTTTATCAACAGTAAAAATAACAAAAATAGAGGTGGTTGCAATTCCACCAACTAATGGAATATTAAACTGGGACTCAGCTACTGACAAGCCAGATATTTACGTTCAGCTTTTTGATGAAACTGGAGTATCTAGTCTTAAGTCAAATACTATTTGGAATTTTATTCCTTCTATAGCTATTCCATTTACAGTAACATTTACAACTCCTTTAACCACTACTAATCTGACAAATACGATCTTAAAAGTACAAGTTTGGGATGATGATTCAGACAGTAATTCAACTGGTTTAAATCCGGATGATAAAATTGGAGAAGTTCCTTTTAAGATTATAAATTATACAACTGGAACTAATAAGTACCCACCATTTGTAACAGAATCAGTTAACGGGACTTTAGTAACTATGCACATGACTTGGGAATAA